Within the Solibacillus silvestris genome, the region CATTTTTTCAATTCCAAAAGAGGGGTGAGTCGTATGGGGAATACAATTGAAGTACTAATCGTTGAAGATGATATGCGGATTGCTCAAATACATGAAAAGTTTCTTGAGCAAATTGATGGTTTTAAAACGATAGGAATGTCCCATACAATTGAAGAAGCAAAAATTTGGCTGGATACAATAAAGCCGGATTTGATTTTGCTGGATATTTACTTTGCCGATAACTTGGGGACAGAACTAATCGATTATATTAAGCAAAAGGATATGGATACCGATATTATTTTAATTACGGCAGCAGCGGAGGTTGAAATTGTAAAAAAGGCATATGCGAGCGGTGTGATTGATTTTTTATTAAAGCCTTTAACACTACAGCGTTTTAAAGAATGCCTTCTCAAATATAAAGAGAAAAAAACAATACTTAGCTCAACCGACCGCTTACAGGCTGAGGATATAAAAAAACTGTGGAATAACCTTACATATGCGAGTGAACTGGAAAAGGGAAGCAACCCTAAAGGCATTGATTCTGTTACAAAAGAAAAAGTGGTGACCTATATTCAAAATTGCGATGAAGGAATTACTGCTGAAAAACTTGGCAAAGAAATAGGGATCAGCAGAACTACAGCGAGGCGTTATTTGGAGCATCTAATGGATGAAAAAGTAATTTTTGTTGAGCATATTTATGGCTACGTCGGCAGACCAGAGCGCCGGTACTTTATAAAAAAATAACAAACAAGAGTATGTCGTAATAGGGACATGCTCTTTTTTATGTCGTGAACAATATGAACAATATAGACACTATGAAAATAAAAGACAATAGTTTCGTTATATATAAAAAAGACACAATATCCTTTTTAATTAAGATAACGCTTACATAACGCGTGAGACAGAAGGGGGACTATTTTTATGACAATGAAAAAGAAGCTGCTAACTTTATTTTCAGCAGCGGCGTTAACACTGACATTGGCAGCGTGTACTGATAGTGAGGGGACATCATCAGGCGATAAAGACTATCCAACAAGTAACTTAACAATCGTAGCACCATCCGGGGCTGGCGGGGGATGGGATTTAACATCTCGTTCGATTGCAAAAGTTATGAATGAAACAAAATTAATCGAAAAACCGATAACAGTAGAAAACAAACCAGGTGGCGGTGGTGCCGTATTCATGGCAACTTACGCGACAAAAGAAGCTAAAAACGACCATATGTTAATGGTAAAATCACCACCGATTTTAATTAATAACTTAAAAGCTGAAGGGAATAGCCCTTACGGATATAAAGATACAACACCTTTAGCACAGCTAACGAAGGATTTTGGTGCAATTGTTGTTCGTGCTGACTCTCCTTACGAATCGTTAACCGATTTATTGGATGCTATTAAGGCAGATCCAACAGCGCTTACAATGGCTGGCGGTTCCGCTCCAGGTTCAATGGACCACTTAGTTACAATTTTACCTGCATATGAGTACGGCATTGATCCAAAAGCCGTAAAATATGTTTCTTATGACGGCGGCGGGGAAGCGATGGCCGCATTATTAGGGAATAATGCCGATGCGATCGGAACAGATATTTCAACTGTAACACCTTATGTGAAGAGCGGTGACGTTCGAGTATTGGCAGTTACATCACCGGAAAAGATAGCACTTGAAGGTTTGGAAGAAATCCCGACATTATATGACTTAGGGATTGAAGCAGAGTTCACAATTTGGCGCGGTATTTTCGGACCTAAAGATATGTCTGATACTGCAAAGGATTATTGGATCGAAAAACTAACAGAGTTAAACGATAAAGAGGAATGGAAAACAGAATTAGAGCGTAACGGCTGGGCTCAAGATTTCCGTGTAGGTGATGATTTCGTGAAATTCCTTGAAGAACAAGAAGGAACGATTACTGAAATTTTAACAGCTTTAGGTATGCAAAAATAATGAAATCTTGATGTGGGCATATTTATTGCCCACATCTTCATTACAGGAGGTGTACAACGTTGAATTTAAAATTTGACCGTGTTGCTAGTGTTGTATTTTTAGTGCTAGGAATATTAATTATCGTCGAATCCCAAAAAATATCTACAAGTGCGTACGGCTCTCAAATAGGCCCGAGTACATTTCCGTTTGGATTAGGAATAGCTCTAATTATATTAAGTATTTTGCTATTTTTTGAAACGATTCGTCATCAGGCAATGTATAAAATTGCTGAAGATAAGGAAGGGGAGAGCTTCTCTAATTATAAGCGATTCCTGATTATTTTTGTTTCAGCGGTTGCTTATGCATTTTTGCTTGAAAAACTAGGTTATTTAGTTACGACCTTTGCATTTTTATTAATCTCATTTCAAACACTTGAACGAGGAAAGTGGGTTAGCTCAATTATAGTGGCAGCCGCATTTTCAGCAATTATTTACTTCGGCTTCGTCAACGTATTAGGCGGATCATTGCCTAAATTCCCACTCTAAATAGAAAGGAGGAGCTAATTTGTCAACGATACAGTACTTATTAGATGGCTTTGCTATTGCTTTTCAATGGCATAATATTTTATTCGCATTATTAGGTGTAATTATTGGAACAGCTGTAGGCGTACTACCAGGAATCGGCCCAATGAGTGGGGTTGCATTATTAATTCCTGTTACGGCTACATTAACGTCAGGGTTACCAATAGAAATGGCTGCAACTAGTTCAATCATATTACTGGCGGGAGTATACTACGGTGCAATGTATGGTGGATCTACAACATCTATTTTATTAAATACACCAGGCGAATCTTCTTCAGTTGTTACGACGCTGGACGGATATCAAATGGCACGGCAAGGAAGAGCTGGAGCCGCTTTATCCATTGCGGCAATCGGGTCTTTTGTCGCAGGTATTATTGCGTTAATCGGATTGGTTTTATTAGCCCGACCATTATCTAAAGTAGCAATAAATTTTGGTCCGGCAGAATATTTTTCACTAATGCTGTTAGGATTGGCAGCGGTAAGTGGTTTAGCGGGTAAATCGATTACGAAGGCATTAATTATGACGGTTCTGGGCCTATTATTAGGAACGATTGGAATAGATGCTGTTTCAGGAATTGCCCGATTTACATATGACCAACCGGTTTTATTTAGTGGAATTGAATTTTTAACAGTTGCAGTAGGTTTATTTGCATTAGGTGAAGTATTTAAAACGATTTTTGAGAAGGATGGCAACGATGAACCTATCGCGAAAATTAATCGCATTTTACCTACAAAACAGGATTTAAAAGATAGTGCGGCACCAATTACACGTGGCTCATTCCTTGGTTTCTTTTTAGGGGTGCTACCAGGTGCAGGAGCGACGCTTGCTTCATTCTTTGCTTATATTACAGAAAAGAAAATCAGCAAAAATCCGGAATCGTTTGGTAAAGGAAACATTGCCGGCGTTGCTTCTCCGGAGTCTGCAAATAATGCGGCGTCGGGTGGAGCGATGATTCCTCTTTTAACATTAGGAATCCCGGGATCAGGAACGACAGCTATTTTAATGGGTGCGTTCATTATGTACAATATTCAGCCAGGTCCATTACTATTTGAGGAACATCCGGATGTAGCATGGGGCTTGATCGCGAGTATGTTCCTAGGAAATTTAATGCTGCTTGTATTAAACATGCCGCTAGTTCGGGTTTTCGCTAAAATCATACAAACACCGAAAAGATTTTTACTGCCTATTATTATTGCCATTTCATTCTTTGGTGTATATGCAGTTCAGTATACGACGTTTGATTTATTCTTATTATTAGGATGCGGTATTGCAGGTTATTTCTTTGCGAAAAATGATTTCCCTGTGGCCCCATTAGTTTTAGCGCTTGTGTTAGGACCAATGATTGAGAACAACATGCGTCGCGCATTAACAATTTCCAATGGAGAATACAGTATTTTCGTAGCAAAACCACTTTCATTAGTCTTTTTAATTATTGCAGTTTTATGGATACTGATTCCGATTCTTATGAAATTACGTGGGAAAAATGTAATTATTAATGAAGAAGGATGAGTTAAGCTACTAAGTGTTGTTTAACGAAGAGTTGCCGTCCGAATCCGGGCGGCTATTTTATTTGAAATAAATAAAGGGGAGTGCGTGAAATGAAAAGTGTACGTCAATACAAAGCAGGAACGGCAGATGTTTTAATTTTGGAGGATGTAGAAATACCCGCCATTCAAAAGGGAGAAGTATTAATACAGGGGCTATATACGAGCGTAAATTATGCAGATATTAAAACGCGCATGGGAAGTAAAGGTCAGAGTACATTTCCGATTACATTAGGCTTAGATATTGTAGGGCACGTCATAGAAAGTAAAAGTTCTGCATTTCAGAAGGGGGATTATGTTTTCGCATTCCCTAATGGGGGCTCTTATCAGCAAGTAGTAGCCGCGAAGGAAACATTAACCTTTAAAATTCCCGAAACAATCGATCCATTACAAGCTGCAGCACTTCCGACAGTGACTATATTATCTGAGATATTACTTAAACAAATTGGAGATGTACAAAAGGAAGATACAATTGTCGTACATAGCGCGGCTGGTGGTGTGGGTACAATGCTTGTGAAGTTGGCAAAACATTATGGCGTGTCAAACATCATTGGAACTGTCGGTGATTTAAGTAAGAAAGATTATGTTCTGAGTATAGGTGCTGATGATGTGTTTACTTACGACAGCTTTGTAGAGGGCGTTAAGCAACATACTAATGGTAAAGGCGCACAAGTGATTTTTGATTCGGTCGCTGGTGAAGTTACAAAGGCAAGTCTTGAATGCTTAGCTAATTTTGGCACATTAGTGCAGTTTGGAAACAGTAGCGGAAAAGCTGGTGTAATATCAACAAGCGATGTGCACAACAGCTGCCGAAACATAAAAGGTTTCAGCTTAGGTACAACTCGTAAGGAAGCTCCTGCTCGCCTCGCTCCTGTTGTTGAGCGGATTATTCCATTGTTTGAAGGTGGACAATTAAGCGTTCCAATTGCGCGAGTCTATGATTTAGAGGAAGTTCAGGAGGCGCATCGCCTAATCGAAAGTAGAAAGCATCAAGGGAAAATTTTAATTCGCCTTATAAAAGATGAAAATTAAAAGATACAAACATTATGAACAATTTTAGTCATATATGAAAAATACATGTTTTAACCGGTTGTTGTATTGTTGAGATTCCCTATAGAAGACGCCAAAATGGGATTAGAAGGGGATGAAACAATGGCAGCAACGACTACAGTATTGCATGAACGAACAGAATTCCTAACTTTATATAAAAAAGAAACAAAGCAGTCAGAACAGTGGCTGAAAGAAAGAATGAAAGAGGCGCATCTTCCTGATTTCACCTTAACGACAGATGAGCTTACGCACGGTGCACGGGTTGCGTGGCGCAACAGCAATAAATGCATCGGACGCCTGTTTTGGAATAGCTTAAATGTGTTTGATCAGCGCCATTTATTAAATGAGGTCGAAATTTATGAAGCACTTCTATACCATATCGATTTTGCGACAAACAACGGAAAAATCAGACCGGCCATTACACTGTTTGACCCAAAACGTGTACGGGTGTTGAACCACCAGCTCATTCGCTATGCAGGCTATGAGACAGATGATGGGATTGTTGGAGATTCGGACTCGATTGAGTTTACGAAAATATGTGAAAATCTTGGTTGGCAAGGTGCACGTTCAAACTATGATGTTTTACCGCTTGTCATTCAAGTAGATAACCGGGAGCCAATGTTTTTTGAAATTCCTGAAAAGCATGTGCTGGAAGTGGCGATTACCCACCCGGATTATGATTTTTCAAAGTTAAATATGAAATGGTATGCAGTACCGATTATTTCGAGTATGCGTTTTAATATTGCGGGCGTTGATTTTCAGGCAGCGCCGTTTAACGGGTGGTATATGGGGACGGAAATCGGGGCGCGCAATTTGGCGGATACGTACCGCTATAATTTTCTGCCGAAAGTGGGAGAAGCAATGGGATTGGATACTGCAATGAATGCGTCGCTTTGGAAGGACCGAGCACTCGTAGAACTGAATGTTGCGGTGCTGCATTCGTTTAAAAAAGCGGGCGTAAGTATTGTTGATCATCATACCGCTGCCCAGCAGTTTCAGCTGTTTCAAAAGCAGGAGCATGCAAGCGGCCGGGAAGTAACAGGGAACTGGGTATGGCTTGTCCCGCCATTATCCCCTGCAACGACCGACCTGTATCATGAACCGATTGCCAACACAATTAAAAAACCAAACTATTTTTATCCCGCATTAACGGGTAGTAAGACTCCTGCCTCTAGGTAGGAGTCTTACTACCCGTAAAAGCCCGATTGGTTCAACTAACAATCAGTGGGGATGAAGAACCCCCCCACTGATTGAAGTTTCACTTTATCAGCAACAGTCCTACTAAAAAGAGGTGTGCATGAAGCGATAGCCTCTGCACACCTATTTCTTACCTTTTATTTAACATAATTTGAATCAATTCATCTCTATCGATTAAATAAACGTCATTGATGTCGGCAAGTTTTTCGGCCTGGCGTGTAAAATGACTGTTTGTGACAACCCATGCCTCTGTTGCTTCATACATTTTTACCGCACCGATAATTTCCTGTACCGCTTTTACACCGACAGTACCGGAATAGCGTTTTGCCTGGACTGCAATAATATCTTTTCCGTCCTTTAAAATAAGGTCGGCACCGTAGTCACCGCTCGTAGCGGTATAGCTCACTTTAAATCCGCGGCGCTTAAATAATTCGCCTAAAAATCTTTCAAAATCTTCACCGGTCATTTTATCGACTTCGCGAATGCCGGACTTCCGCAATTTCCTCGTCTTCAGCGATTTCAGCCAAATTTTAAACGCAATATATAGAACGAAATAAGCGACAATTCCCATACCGATGCCTTCAGCTGTTTTCGTTACATAAAAACCAGCTGTACCAGCCGATGCGATGAAAAATAGCGGGATTACTGGCAGGCGTTTTTTATTCCGTCTTCTCTTTTTACGCAATAGTTCTGTACTCCTTTTATTTATTACCATTATTATATCATAAAAGGGTACATACGTTTGGTTATATTGTACGATTGTCTGAGCTCATAAAGGAAGCCAAAAACAATAGAACAGAAATGAGAATAAACAGCACGATCGGGATTGTCCAGCTGTCCGTCAAATCATGTGCAAAGCCGAACAAAACTGGCCCGATTGCGGCAACAAAATAACCGATTGATTGTGCGAAGCCGGAAAGTTCAGCTGCATCATAGGCTGTCTTTGTGCGCAATGAAAATAGCATCAGTACTAAACCAAACGAAGCCCCTCCTGCAAAGCCTAATAAAATCATCCATACGACAGCAAGACTTGTCCATTCCATTAAGACACCAGTAAAACCGACTAAGTAACAAATCGTAAAGAAAATGACGATCGGACGTTGAGAAGCGATTTTTCCTGCAAGAATCGGAATAATAAATGTCATCGGAATTTGTGCAAACTGCATAACGGATACCATCCACCCGGCCGCTGTAGCATCAAGGCCTTGGCTAATGAAGATTTCCGGCAACCATGCAGACGAGCAGTAAAATATGAACGACTGGAATCCCATTGCTCCAGCGACTGCCCAGGCAAGCGGCGACCTCCACATTTGCGTTTTCTTAGTCTGCGATGTCGGCATATTTAAGGCAATTTTTTCCTGGCGCAAAATCGGCAGCCAGATTAGTAATGTAAGAATCCCTAAAATAATCGTAATACCTGCTGCGATTTGCCATCCTGCGTTTGCCGCTATAGGATAACTGAAGCCTGCAGCAATTCCGGAAGAAATGTTCATTGAAACGGAATAAATCCCTGTTAATAATCCGATATGTAATGGGAATTTCCATTTGAAATAGCTAGGGATAAGAACATTCCCGAATGCAATTGCGACCCCAATTAATATTGTTCCTATAACGAGTAAAGACGTTGCCCCTAGCGAACGCAGTAAAATCCCTGCACAAAGTAAAATGACGGAATAAAATAATGTCCATTCAATCCCAAACTTACGGGCAATGCGTGGTGCAAATGGTGATACAACCGCAAAGGCAATTAAAGGAATAGTCGTTAAAAAGCCTGCAAGAAAGTTCGATATCCCAAGCCCTTCACGTATAAATGAAATAATCGGGCCGATCAATGTAATCGGTGTACGTAATGTGGTCGCAAATAAAAATACGGCTACCATAAAATAGATGAGCGGTCGGTTGGATAGTATTTTTTTGCTATTTTGATTTACTTGTTGTGTGTCCATTTTCGATTCTCCTTTTGTATGTTGATATATGTTAGAGTAGTGTGAATACTCATAAAAAACAGAATAAAGGTGAAGCCATTGCTATCAAAAAAATGTTATGTTAGACTTTTAATCATTGATTCAATTAAATTAAATAAAACATTACCTCATGTAAATTATGAGGTAGAGGTCGCAATCATTAAGACTAGTATAGCTGAGATTAGGAAGAATCGGTGAAGCTTTATGAAAGGAATGGTTGCCGAAGTGTTATTTTTCTTCTTGAAAATAATGCTGGGGCTGTTTCCGATAAGGAACAGAACTGTCACATGTGTGAGCATGTGTTGA harbors:
- a CDS encoding two-component system response regulator, producing the protein MGNTIEVLIVEDDMRIAQIHEKFLEQIDGFKTIGMSHTIEEAKIWLDTIKPDLILLDIYFADNLGTELIDYIKQKDMDTDIILITAAAEVEIVKKAYASGVIDFLLKPLTLQRFKECLLKYKEKKTILSSTDRLQAEDIKKLWNNLTYASELEKGSNPKGIDSVTKEKVVTYIQNCDEGITAEKLGKEIGISRTTARRYLEHLMDEKVIFVEHIYGYVGRPERRYFIKK
- a CDS encoding endonuclease; protein product: MRKKRRRNKKRLPVIPLFFIASAGTAGFYVTKTAEGIGMGIVAYFVLYIAFKIWLKSLKTRKLRKSGIREVDKMTGEDFERFLGELFKRRGFKVSYTATSGDYGADLILKDGKDIIAVQAKRYSGTVGVKAVQEIIGAVKMYEATEAWVVTNSHFTRQAEKLADINDVYLIDRDELIQIMLNKR
- a CDS encoding nitric oxide synthase; the protein is MAATTTVLHERTEFLTLYKKETKQSEQWLKERMKEAHLPDFTLTTDELTHGARVAWRNSNKCIGRLFWNSLNVFDQRHLLNEVEIYEALLYHIDFATNNGKIRPAITLFDPKRVRVLNHQLIRYAGYETDDGIVGDSDSIEFTKICENLGWQGARSNYDVLPLVIQVDNREPMFFEIPEKHVLEVAITHPDYDFSKLNMKWYAVPIISSMRFNIAGVDFQAAPFNGWYMGTEIGARNLADTYRYNFLPKVGEAMGLDTAMNASLWKDRALVELNVAVLHSFKKAGVSIVDHHTAAQQFQLFQKQEHASGREVTGNWVWLVPPLSPATTDLYHEPIANTIKKPNYFYPALTGSKTPASR
- a CDS encoding quinone oxidoreductase, which gives rise to MKSVRQYKAGTADVLILEDVEIPAIQKGEVLIQGLYTSVNYADIKTRMGSKGQSTFPITLGLDIVGHVIESKSSAFQKGDYVFAFPNGGSYQQVVAAKETLTFKIPETIDPLQAAALPTVTILSEILLKQIGDVQKEDTIVVHSAAGGVGTMLVKLAKHYGVSNIIGTVGDLSKKDYVLSIGADDVFTYDSFVEGVKQHTNGKGAQVIFDSVAGEVTKASLECLANFGTLVQFGNSSGKAGVISTSDVHNSCRNIKGFSLGTTRKEAPARLAPVVERIIPLFEGGQLSVPIARVYDLEEVQEAHRLIESRKHQGKILIRLIKDEN
- a CDS encoding transporter encodes the protein MDTQQVNQNSKKILSNRPLIYFMVAVFLFATTLRTPITLIGPIISFIREGLGISNFLAGFLTTIPLIAFAVVSPFAPRIARKFGIEWTLFYSVILLCAGILLRSLGATSLLVIGTILIGVAIAFGNVLIPSYFKWKFPLHIGLLTGIYSVSMNISSGIAAGFSYPIAANAGWQIAAGITIILGILTLLIWLPILRQEKIALNMPTSQTKKTQMWRSPLAWAVAGAMGFQSFIFYCSSAWLPEIFISQGLDATAAGWMVSVMQFAQIPMTFIIPILAGKIASQRPIVIFFTICYLVGFTGVLMEWTSLAVVWMILLGFAGGASFGLVLMLFSLRTKTAYDAAELSGFAQSIGYFVAAIGPVLFGFAHDLTDSWTIPIVLFILISVLLFLASFMSSDNRTI
- a CDS encoding transporter, producing MSTIQYLLDGFAIAFQWHNILFALLGVIIGTAVGVLPGIGPMSGVALLIPVTATLTSGLPIEMAATSSIILLAGVYYGAMYGGSTTSILLNTPGESSSVVTTLDGYQMARQGRAGAALSIAAIGSFVAGIIALIGLVLLARPLSKVAINFGPAEYFSLMLLGLAAVSGLAGKSITKALIMTVLGLLLGTIGIDAVSGIARFTYDQPVLFSGIEFLTVAVGLFALGEVFKTIFEKDGNDEPIAKINRILPTKQDLKDSAAPITRGSFLGFFLGVLPGAGATLASFFAYITEKKISKNPESFGKGNIAGVASPESANNAASGGAMIPLLTLGIPGSGTTAILMGAFIMYNIQPGPLLFEEHPDVAWGLIASMFLGNLMLLVLNMPLVRVFAKIIQTPKRFLLPIIIAISFFGVYAVQYTTFDLFLLLGCGIAGYFFAKNDFPVAPLVLALVLGPMIENNMRRALTISNGEYSIFVAKPLSLVFLIIAVLWILIPILMKLRGKNVIINEEG
- a CDS encoding transporter, with translation MNLKFDRVASVVFLVLGILIIVESQKISTSAYGSQIGPSTFPFGLGIALIILSILLFFETIRHQAMYKIAEDKEGESFSNYKRFLIIFVSAVAYAFLLEKLGYLVTTFAFLLISFQTLERGKWVSSIIVAAAFSAIIYFGFVNVLGGSLPKFPL
- a CDS encoding transporter; the encoded protein is MTMKKKLLTLFSAAALTLTLAACTDSEGTSSGDKDYPTSNLTIVAPSGAGGGWDLTSRSIAKVMNETKLIEKPITVENKPGGGGAVFMATYATKEAKNDHMLMVKSPPILINNLKAEGNSPYGYKDTTPLAQLTKDFGAIVVRADSPYESLTDLLDAIKADPTALTMAGGSAPGSMDHLVTILPAYEYGIDPKAVKYVSYDGGGEAMAALLGNNADAIGTDISTVTPYVKSGDVRVLAVTSPEKIALEGLEEIPTLYDLGIEAEFTIWRGIFGPKDMSDTAKDYWIEKLTELNDKEEWKTELERNGWAQDFRVGDDFVKFLEEQEGTITEILTALGMQK